In one Diprion similis isolate iyDipSimi1 chromosome 6, iyDipSimi1.1, whole genome shotgun sequence genomic region, the following are encoded:
- the LOC124406502 gene encoding uncharacterized protein LOC124406502, with protein MRVVNTAISRYRVQAILQLCLDSTGVIMNFQKYVKFLFCIFVVLLAVTAAQPNGPRIENSEDVDVEKVRETRGVLDFLLGGFKSCGGCQCGRPNRGGARILGGEYTETHEFPWLANVHVKSKLVVSGVLINDRYVITAASQLIAATAPEIKVSLGEYDRCHLDISSSNVSVETVIPFPEFNPESRGHDLALLRLSQPTKFERRISPVCMPNPGSTYLGQVGTLSGWIEGKTVDASESRTCRPRKLGLPILGYNECIKSGVSLASFHDDSGCIGVIGGNSLVCENDVGSSVLYRSYFGVYDLVGIISDVNKCNDQPAGAIKKCNGQWEDKLPSGVHKLRITRDKIPVRSCGSNESVDIQERSQVDQICGLFYYSVKVMKQLFIKPAIQCAEVPFMKKRFITMILVSLFATLSLQLLCLVQGLNSASKYVHRTSRQLDNSYGSPSYKHCECGRSNSYREQGGYTRVVGGVKASPNEFPWMAMVVANGSNLVCGGSLINDRYVLTAAHCLALGFSQAETKVVLGEHDRCTADSRTVILSVEKFYPHPQFQKNTNHADAMLIRLNMRVTFNEFIRPICLPKMSTSIKGSASYNPLEQKLLFGTLSLSLLRSEPEVYNFKFGVENRSGISNSNCLLQRSTASRFAGKTALTLGWGRADHGVTVCSLRVVALEIYETQSCPTKIPTLLCAGSHSAAGRDACQGDSGGPLQVRNDDRKFELIGELHSGSRYILRNSVLIKIQIPYSNIHTEIQSQVLNNLKKILNNHLLILQRDYNGAIFKLLSVTKHVALVIIAVRRNGMRRCREGMEFGRRKVGQGKRGEGVITLVQFIRHISTMKWRAGLFAIWSLLIHQVVECRSSFQPKVINPECECGVSGEGIANRIVGGEMSVPHTLPWVAAIFNQGLLHCGGTLINDRYVLTAGHCVKWTKHNDLTVGLGMHDIENRKEGIVLRIKNVILHNKFRSDFLHDTNDIALLELEHPVQYSENVQPVCLPYKGLDYTDHKVRVTGWGRVNTTTGASRFLRQAELKIMPWPDCRNTSIGNHLSRSMICAYNDDTDACQGDSGGPLLFKREDDKYESIGVVSWGIGCAQRGIPGIYAKTTDYMDWIMASTSNAIYCTDN; from the exons ATGCGGGTTGTTAATACCGCTATTTCTAGATACCGGGTACAGGCCATTCTGCAGTTGTGTCTCGATTCGACAGGCGTAATCATGAACTTCCAGAAATACGTCAAGTTCCTATTCTGCATCTTCGTCGTTCTGTTGGCAGTTACCGCCGCACAACCTAACGGCCCCAGGATCGAA AATTCGGAAGATGTCGATGTCGAGAAAGTTCGAGAGACTCGAGGAGTCCTGGATTTCCTGTTAGGAGGTTTCAAGTCTTGCGGCGGATGTC AATGCGGACGACCGAATCGTGGTGGGGCAAGAATTTTGGGCGGCGAGTATACCGAAACCCACGAGTTTCCATGGCTGGCCAATGTCCACGTAAAATCAAAACTAGTTGTTAGCGGGGTCTTGATCAACGATCGATATGTCATTACCGCCGCCAGCCAGCTCATTGC AGCCACAGCACCAGAGATCAAAGTGTCTTTGGGTGAATACGACCGTTGCCACTTGGACATATCATCGAGCAATGTAAGCGTGGAAACGGTGATACCATTCCCGGAATTCAACCCCGAGTCTCGAGGCCACGATTTGGCTCTACTTCGCCTTAGTCAACCGACAAAGTTTGAAAGGAGGATTTCACCGGTCTGCATGCCTAATCCAG GGTCCACTTATTTAGGGCAGGTAGGAACTCTCTCCGGCTGGATCGAAGGCAAGACTGTGGATGCTTCCGAGTCGAGAACATGTCGACCCCGAAAGCTGGGTCTTCCGATTCTGGGATACAATGAGTGCATCAAGTCTGGAGTCAGTCTAGCAAGTTTCCACGATGATTCCGGGTGCATTGGAGTGATCGGCGGAAACTCTCTCGTGTGCGAA AACGACGTTGGCTCATCCGTTCTCTATAGATCATACTTCGGCGTCTACGATCTTGTCG GCATTATCTCGGACGTGAATAAATGCAACGACCAACCAGCGGGTGCT ATAAAGAAGTGTAACGGGCAGTGGGAAGACAAACTACCAAGCGGGGTTCATAAATTGAGGATAACACGTGATAAAATCCCTGTCCGTAGTTGCGGGAGTAACGAAAGCGTCGATATT caaGAAAGGTCCCAGGTTGATCAAATATGCGGGTTGTTTTACTATTCGGTGAAAGTAATGAAACAATTGTTCATTAAACCGGCGATTCAGTGTGCGG AGGTCCCATTTATGAAAAAACGTTTTATAACAATGATACTTGTGAGTCTTTTCGCGACGCTGTCACTCCAGCTACTCTGCCTTGTACAGGGTTTGAATTCGGCTTCAAAATATGTTCATCGAACATCGAGGCAGTTAGATAATTCCTACGGAAGTCCAAGCTACAAGCACTGCG AATGCGGGAGATCAAATTCCTACAGAGAGCAGGGGGGCTATACAAGAGTGGTTGGCGGCGTCAAGGCATCGCCGAACGAATTTCCCTGGATGGCGATGGTCGTCGCTAATGGTTCCAATCTTGTCTGCGGCGGATCCCTGATAAACGATCGCTACGTCCTTACGGCAGCACATTGTTTGGCGTTGGG TTTTAGTCAAGCGGAGACAAAGGTGGTGCTTGGTGAGCATGATCGATGTACGGCTGACTCTCGCACGGTGATACTTTccgttgaaaagttttatccGCATCCACAATTCCAGAAGAACACGAACCATGCTGACGCAATGCTCATTCGGCTGAACATGAGAGTCACATTCAACGAGTTCATCAGGCCAATTTGTTTGCCGAAAATGAGTACGTCGATAAAGGGCTCGGCCTCATACAACCC ATTGgaacaaaaattgttatttggTACTTTGTCTTTATCGCTGCTCCGATCAGAGCCGGAAGTTTATAACTTCAAATTTGGAGTAGAAAATCGTTCAGGCATCAGCAATTCAAATTGTC TACTGCAACGAAGCACGGCATCACGGTTTGCTGGAAAGACGGCCTTAACGTTGGGCTGGGGCCGCGCTGACCATGGTGTAACAGTTTGCTCCCTGCGGGTCGTAGCTTTGGAAATTTATGAGACACAATCCTGTCCTACCAAAATACCGACGCTACTCTGCGCCGGATCTCACTCAGCTGCGGGTCGCGACGCTTGCCAG GGCGACAGCGGTGGTCCACTGCAGGTCCGGAATGATGATcgtaaatttgaattaatcGGTGAGTTACATAGCGGAAGTagatatatactgagaaattCCGTTctcataaaaatacaaattccgTACTCAAATATTCATACAGAGATTCAAAGCCAAGTCTTAAACAACCTGAAAAAGA TACTCAACAACCATTTACTTATACTTCAG AGAGATTACAACGGCGCGATATTCAAACTGCTATCAGTCACGAAACACGTTGCCTTGGTAATAATTGCTGTAAGGAGAAATGGGATGAGAAGATGCAGAGAGGGGATGGAGTTCGGTAGACGTAAGGTGGGGCAAGGAAAACGGGGAG AGGGAGTCATCACCTTGGTGCAGTTTATTCGCCACATTAGCACCATGAAATGGAGGGCAGGGTTGTTCGCGATATGGTCTTTGTTGATACATCAg GTGGTCGAGTGCCGGAGTAGCTTTCAACCTAAAGTCATTAATCCGGAATGTG AGTGCGGAGTTTCCGGTGAAGGAATCGCCAACCGTATCGTGGGTGGAGAAATGTCTGTGCCACACACTCTCCCTTGGGTCGCAGCGATCTTCAACCAAGGTTTATTGCACTGCGGCGGAACCCTTATAAACGACCGATACGTCCTTACTGCTGGACACTGCGTGAAATg GACAAAACACAACGATCTAACCGTAGGGCTTGGAATGCACGACATCGAGAATCGAAAGGAAGGCATCGTGTTGCGCATAAAAAATGTGATTCTTCACAATAAGTTTCGGAGCGATTTCTTACACGACACGAATGACATCGCCCTGCTTGAACTCGAGCACCCCGTCCAGTACAGTGAAAACGTCCAACCAGTTTGTCTTCCCTACAAAG GATTGGACTACACCGATCACAAGGTCAGGGTCACCGGATGGGGCAGAGTCAACACTACTACTGGTGCTTCCAGGTTCCTCCGTCAAGCTGAGCTGAAAATCATGCCTTGGCCGGACTGTCGTAATACGTCAATCGGCAACCATCTGAGCAGGTCTATGATCTGTGCGTACAATGATGATACGGACGCCTGTCAG GGCGACAGTGGTGGCCCTCTGCTCTTCAAGAGAGAGGACGACAAGTATGAATCTATTG GGGTTGTGTCTTGGGGAATAGGATGTGCCCAACGTGGCATACCGGGTATTTACGCCAAGACTACTGACTACATGGATTGGATAATGGCCAGTACCTCAAACGCCATATATTGCACCGACAATTAA
- the LOC124407359 gene encoding dnaJ homolog subfamily C member 9 — MAGLLDLCEKYFGARDFYEVLKIPTNANEKQVKKAYHKLSLLVHPDRVEENVKAEATEKFKVLGRIHSILSDNDKRKIYDESGQFDEESEEVVMKNWADYWRSLFKEITVEDINNYEKTYKGSETEIKDLKRAYMDSKGDMDYILEAVPFTNCAEEPRLHDIVQELIETGDVPEFKAFTEEDPKKKIRRKRKWAKEAAEAEKLEKMLKIENEENAASNALALAIQNRGTARAKEANNFFDSLVEKYANKAGKPSKAKSPKGGRIAKSPRKTKKKA; from the exons atGGCGGGACTCCTGGATTTGTGCGAAAAGTATTTCGGCGCCCGGGACTTTTACGAGGTGTTGaagattccgacaaacgcgaaCGAGAAGCAAG TTAAGAAAGCGTATCACAAATTGTCGCTACTCGTTCACCCTGATCGAGTGGAGGAAAACGTGAAGGCAGAAGCCACGGAAAAGTTCAAAGTACTCGGAaggattcattcaattttaagCGACAATGACAAGAGGAAGATCTACGACGAGTCTGGCCAATTTGACGAGGAGAGCGAAGAAGTTGTTATGAAAAATTGGGCTGATTATTGGCGATCTCTATTCAAAGAGATAACCGTAGAAGATATTAACAATTATGAAAAAACTTACAAGGGATCTGAAACTGAGATAAAAGATTTAAAGCGGGCTTATATGGACA GCAAAGGTGATATGGATTATATTCTTGAAGCTGTTCCTTTCACAAACTGTGCTGAAGAACCACGTCTACACGATATAGTTCAAGAATTGATCGAAACCGGAGATGTACCAGAGTTCAAAGCTTTCACTGAGGAGGATcctaaaaagaaaatacgcaGGAAACGAAAG TGGGCCAAGGAAGCGGCGGAAGCTGAGAAGCTCGAGAAGAtgctgaaaattgaaaacgaagaaaacgcGGCATCTAACGCCTTAGCCTTAGCGATTCAAAATAGGGGTACAGCTCGGGCGAAAGaggcaaataattttttcgattcactTGTCGAGAAGTACGCTAATAAAGCCGGAAAACCGTCCAAGGCGAAGAGTCCAAAAGGTGGGAGGATCGCAAAATCGCCGAGGAAAACCAAGAAGAAAGCCTAA
- the LOC124407360 gene encoding phenoloxidase-activating factor 1-like — protein sequence MAMVVANGSNLVCGGSLINDRYVLTAAHCLALGFSQAETKVVLGEHDRCTADSRTVILSVEKFYPHPQFQKNTNHADAMLIRLNMRVTFNEFIRPICLPKMILQRSTASRFAGKTALTLGWGRADHGVTVCSLRVVALEIYETQSCPTKIPTLLCAGSHSAAGRDACQGDSGGPLQVRNDDRKFELIGIVSNGIECGNQDFPGFYTEVPRHLPWILKVTSQDSMYCWR from the exons ATGGCGATGGTCGTCGCTAATGGTTCCAATCTTGTCTGCGGCGGATCCCTGATAAACGATCGCTACGTCCTTACGGCAGCACATTGTTTGGCGTTGGG TTTTAGTCAAGCGGAGACAAAGGTGGTGCTTGGTGAGCATGATCGATGTACGGCTGACTCTCGCACGGTGATACTTTccgttgaaaagttttatccGCATCCACAATTCCAGAAGAACACGAACCATGCTGACGCAATGCTCATTCGGCTGAACATGAGAGTCACATTCAACGAGTTCATCAGGCCAATTTGTTTGCCGAAAATGA TACTGCAACGAAGCACGGCATCACGGTTTGCTGGAAAGACGGCCTTAACGTTGGGCTGGGGCCGCGCTGACCATGGTGTAACAGTTTGCTCCCTGCGGGTCGTAGCTTTGGAAATTTATGAGACACAATCCTGTCCTACCAAAATACCGACGCTACTCTGCGCCGGATCTCACTCAGCTGCGGGTCGCGACGCTTGCCAG GGCGACAGCGGTGGTCCACTGCAGGTCCGGAATGATGATcgtaaatttgaattaatcG GAATCGTATCAAATGGCATTGAATGCGGCAACCAGGATTTCCCTGGATTTTACACAGAAGTTCCCCGACATCTTCCATGGATCCTTAAAGTTACGTCCCAAGATTCGATGTACTGTTGGCGCTGA
- the LOC124406501 gene encoding uncharacterized protein LOC124406501, with amino-acid sequence MRTSGCVFGTLLLHLAILTNAAGLSVGFNEIPRQQSANSQNTNGDRSARFLFDEIFGIDVSGLGGDDEERVRNCTCECGISNQENRIVGGRPTGPNKYPWVVRIVYDEQFHCGASLLTNDYVLTAAHCVRNLKKSKIRVVLGDYDQYVTTDGVAVMRAVSAVIRHRNFDTNSYNHDVALLRLRRPVKFTKTVRPICLPNLGSDPAGKLGTVVGWGRTSEGGTLPGQANEVQVPILSLNQCRQMKYRATRITNNMLCAGRGSQDSCQGDSGGPLLVPNGDKYEIVGIVSWGVGCGRPGYPGVYTRVARYLNWIESNMKGRCICGPFSCWNLHFKHTKWKKTKNVYAIDHKNITRIKMAKQQNAQFIEIQTSIALRKMQNFHLTQRTGLFKYIMARPLPVFVQGDKSACTVYQFNEIRIYESKSKYVSNHTTINMIAVMGFNEYPHNSENSESVIWRTNMNEESWLVQLAVSDSDRPFLEDADTRTVERQVPVLFSSGILNTTRTSSVWAKRYYGELPGALTLRMSNVLTLYYLAVVTVVLLANVHQTQEKQIAFNQGKNFFGFFGNKPPESEDAPEKCHCTCGLRNEEGRIVGGQTTKNNEFPWVARLSYLSKFYCGGTLINDRYVLTAAHCVKGFMWFMIKVTLGEHDRCDEGNKPETKFVLRAVSGEFSFLNFDNDICLLRLNERVPFSNTIRPICLPTVKDKDYVNTKAIAAGWGTLQEDGKPSCLLQEVEVPVMSLTDCRNTSYNPRMISDNMLCAGYRKGQRDSCQGDSGGPLVAEREDKRYEQIGVVSWGNGCARPGYPGVYTRITRYLDWILENTKDGCFCED; translated from the exons ATGAGAACATCCGGGTGTGTATTTGGGACGCTACTGTTACACCTTGCCATCCTTACAAATGCCGCTGGATTATCGGTGGGATTTAATGAGATACCTCGGCAGCAATCAGCCAACTCTCAG AATACGAACGGTGACCGATCAGCGAGATTCCTGTTTGACGAAATATTTGGAATCGACGTGTCTGGACTCGGTGGTGACGATGAGGAAAGAGTCAGGAACTGCACATGCG AATGTGGCATCTCTAATCAGGAGAATCGAATTGTGGGTGGCAGGCCTACCGGACCAAATAAATACCCGTGGGTCGTACGCATTGTCTACGATGAGCAATTCCATTGCGGGGCGAGCCTTCTGACGAATGACTACGTTCTTACTGCCGCCCATTGCGTCCGCAA cttgaaaaaatcgaagatcCGGGTTGTACTAGGTGACTACGACCAGTACGTGACGACTGATGGAGTTGCGGTGATGCGAGCAGTCAGTGCAGTAATTCGCCACAGAAACTTTGACACGAATTCCTACAACCACGACGTAGCGCTGCTGAGATTGCGTCGTCCtgtaaaattcacaaagactGTACGTCCCATATGCCTGCCTAATTTGG GTTCAGACCCCGCTGGAAAGCTGGGAACGGTAGTGGGATGGGGCAGAACATCGGAGGGCGGGACGCTCCCAGGTCAAGCGAACGAAGTCCAGGTTCCAATACTTAGCCTCAATCAATGTCGCCAGATGAAGTATAGGGCCACAAGAATCACTAACAATATGCTCTGCGCCGGGCGCGGGTCGCAGGATTCTTGCCAAGGAGATAGCGGAGGTCCCCTCCTGGTGCCAAATGGCGACAAGTACGAGATAGTCG GAATTGTTTCCTGGGGCGTGGGATGCGGCCGGCCAGGTTACCCCGGCGTTTACACAAGGGTGGCGCGATATCTGAACTGGATTGAAAGCAATATGAAGGGCAGATGCATCTGTGGGCCGT TCTCGTGCTGGAACCTTCATTTCAAACATACCAAATGGAAGAAAACTAAAAACGTATATGCAATAG ACCATAAAAATATCACGCGAATAAAAATGGCGAAG CAACAAAATGCACAGTTCATTGAAATCCAGACTTCCATTGCACTCCgtaaaatgcaaaattttcacctcacCCAACGCACTGGCCTTTTCAAGTACATAATGGCCAG GCCACTCCCCGTTTTCGTTCAAGGGGACAAAAGTGCATGCACT gtttatcaattcaatgagATTCGAATATACGAATCTAAATCCAAGTATGTTTCCAATCACACTACAATAAACATGATTGCTGTCATGGGATTTAATGAATACCCCCATAACAGCGAAAACTCCGAATCT GTGATTTGGAGGACGAATATGAACGAAGAATCTTGGCTCGTGCAGCTCGCGGTCAGTGACAGCGATCGG CCATTTCTCGAAGACGCGGACACTCGAACGGTCGAGCGTCAAGTCCCTGTCCTCTTTTCTTCTGGAATATTAAACACGACTAGGACGTCGTCAGTCTGGGCAAAGCGCTACTACGGTGAACTACCTGGTGCCCT AACACTTAGAATGAGTAACGTGCTGACATTATATTACTTGGCTGTAGTGACGGTGGTATTATTGGCCAACGTTCATCAAACGCAA GAAAAGCAGATAGCGTTTAACCAGGGCAAAAACTTCTTCGGATTTTTCGGCAACAAGCCACCAGAGTCTGAGGATGCTCCCGAAAAATGCCACTGCA CTTGCGGTTTGCGAAACGAAGAGGGTCGCATCGTGGGAGGCCAGactacgaaaaataacgagttTCCATGGGTCGCCAGACTTTCGTACCTTAGCAAATTCTACTGTGGAGGCACCCTTATCAATGACCGCTACGTACTGACGGCTGCCCACTGCGTCAAAGG attcATGTGGTTCATGATCAAAGTAACTCTCGGGGAACACGACAGATGTGACGAAGGAAATAAACCGGAAACGAAGTTTGTATTGAGAGCCGTGTCTGGCGAATTCAGTTTCCTGAATTTCGATAACGACATTTGCTTACTACGGCTCAACGAAAGAGTACCGTTCTCGAACACGATACGACCCATTTGTCTGCCCACTGTCAAAG ACAAAGATTACGTGAACACGAAGGCGATTGCTGCTGGATGGGGTACCCTGCAGGAAGATGGAAAGCCGTCGTGCTTACTacaggaagtcgaagttcCAGTGATGAGTTTGACGGACTGTCGCAACACGAGCTACAATCCTCGGATGATATCCGACAACATGCTTTGCGCCGGTTACCGCAAAGGCCAGAGGGACTCTTGCCAG GGAGACAGCGGTGGTCCGTTGGTGGCTGAACGTGAGGACAAGAGATACGAGCAGATCGGCGTCGTCTCCTGGGGAAATGGGTGCGCGCGTCCCGGTTATCCCGGCGTTTATACCCGTATCACGCGTTATCTAGACTGGATACTTGAAAACACAAAAGACGGCTGTTTTTGCGAAGACTGA
- the LOC124407357 gene encoding uncharacterized protein LOC124407357, producing MKMVDSHAVLSVLVLLATSISGISGNCELTSTVEVEYSCNGGDISDLKILQESVVILEISDMKVPTLTADALKRFTQLQMFTCSNCSIRDIEPGAFQNNPQLEQLTLRNNRLTSVKADWFQGPKYLTYLDLTHNNITDIDSDVYKHIQDLVELRLSGNPIECLDTDAMSVLKSLTVFLMDQVSTFKCPRHLGDFLKKHSITAETDETWNKIQVSEKDENNSFEKAVVAARFRPITQRPFELRTTVDIDIGEVLTTNKLWRESQKSTPKPLPEILAILATTEKSQPSTSSEIIEESRVVTTSPEQEPCNMVTATLILESTTKVVPVRKEDATPVVPATYTSANLPEVHHPPASPVPTVIMPPANATSGEPIRDESLQFASAIPPPYSSGADSLPGEQNELVNPTTARQTVPEVETDKPLPPCNDAGQGLRNAGRYAIGIFVVVFCLGSM from the coding sequence aTGAAAATGGTGGATTCACACGCTGTGTTATCAGTGCTGGTGTTGCTGGCGACAAGCATATCGGGAATCAGTGGAAATTGTGAACTGACATCAACGGTCGAGGTGGAGTATTCCTGCAATGGGGGTGACATCTCTGACCTCAAGATATTACAGGAGAGCGTAGTAATACTGGAAATATCAGACATGAAAGTTCCAACACTCACTGCCGACGCGCTGAAACGTTTTACCCAACTGCAAATGTTCACTTGTTCAAATTGCAGTATTCGAGATATTGAGCCTGGTGCTTTTCAGAACAATCCTCAGCTGGAACAGCTGACATTAAGAAACAATCGTCTGACCAGCGTGAAAGCGGATTGGTTTCAGGGTCCAAAGTACCTCACGTATTTGGATCTCACCCACAACAATATCACCGACATCGATTCCGATGTCTACAAACATATCCAAGACCTGGTGGAGCTCCGACTCTCGGGAAACCCTATCGAGTGCCTCGACACGGATGCTATGTCGGTTTTGAAGTCGCTGACGGTATTCCTCATGGACCAAGTGTCCACGTTTAAATGCCCGCGGCACCTGGGCGACTTCCTTAAGAAACACAGTATCACCGCCGAAACGGATGAAACTTGGAACAAAATCCAGGTttctgaaaaagatgaaaataacaGTTTCGAAAAGGCAGTAGTGGCCGCACGATTTCGTCCCATCACGCAAAGGCCGTTCGAACTTCGCACCACGGTGGATATCGACATCGGCGAAGTTCTCACGACGAACAAGCTCTGGAGAGAATCGCAGAAGTCGACTCCCAAGCCGCTTCCCGAAATCCTGGCGATACTCGCAACCACCGAAAAGTCCCAGCCCTCGACGTCGTCCGAGATAATCGAAGAGTCAAGAGTCGTCACCACGAGCCCCGAGCAGGAGCCATGCAATATGGTGACAGCCACTTTAATCTTGGAGTCGACCACGAAGGTGGTTCCAGTCCGCAAAGAAGATGCAACCCCCGTAGTCCCGGCCACTTACACATCCGCGAATCTTCCGGAGGTCCATCATCCCCCTGCGTCACCGGTGCCCACGGTTATCATGCCTCCAGCAAACGCGACGAGCGGCGAACCGATAAGGGATGAAAGCCTCCAGTTCGCCTCTGCGATACCACCCCCGTACAGCAGCGGCGCCGATTCTCTACCGGGTGAACAAAACGAGCTAGTCAATCCAACAACGGCCAGACAAACCGTCCCTGAAGTTGAAACTGACAAACCGTTACCCCCGTGCAACGATGCCGGACAAGGGTTGAGGAACGCCGGGAGATACGCGATCGGGATCTTCGTCGTTGTGTTTTGCTTAGGTTCAATGTGA